GTGCTTTTCAGCCTTTGTATCTTTGCTGCCGGCTTCTTTTGGTTCAGCCTTTTCTGCATCACCTTGGGTGGTGATGCGGTAATACAGTCCGCTGCCAATGGCTGCCAACAGCAACAAGCTGACGAGTAATGTCCTTTTCTTCACTTTTCACCTCCGGTGAGTTCTGTTGCAGTGGCTGACTCAAGCCTCACCAACGCTACCTGCCGGTCGCGCAGGGCCGTCAGGTGGCCTTCACTCACTTCAAAGAATTTTTTCTGTTCCTGGATAACTGCAATGATGCCGGTTTCGCCCAGACGGTAAGCTTCCTGGGTCAGCTTCAGGTTTTCCTCAAGTTGCGGGATTATGTCGATTCTGTAGAGAGAAAGCACCGATACGGCATGCTCAAACGTTGCATATGCGGTAGCAACTTCACGTTCCACAGCCATGAAAGTACCGTTTAAGCGGCTTTCAGTGCTGTTCTTCCTGGCAGTTGCCTCTTGAACGCCTGCCCGGTTTCTGTCAAAGAGCGGAATCGGTATCGAGAGCCGTATCCCAACGGTATAGGCGGTATCCTTGCCTTCTTGGCCTGCGATTTCCATGGAGGTCGTGTCACGCCGCAGCACCAGACCTGCTGTCAGGTTGGGAATCTTTTCGGCTTGGGCAAGCGTAATATCAGCCTCTCCCCGCTTTTTTTCCGCTTTAAGCGCCCTGAGGTCAGGACGGTTGGCATTGGCACGCTGTTGCAGGTCTGCCAGAGTCCCCGCCACCAGCGTGCCGATGTCCAGCGTGCCGGTGATTTCTGGCCGACTGCCGCTGGCAAGTCCCATCAGCGTCCAGAGTCGCGCCTGATTTTGGAGCATCGTTTTCGCACTTTCGATCCTGGCCCCTTCACTCCGCGCCAGTTCAACCTTGACGAGATTCATCTCCAGTTCCGGGATGTCTCCGGCGGACAGGCGTTCTTTGGTTACGTCAAGGAGTTGCCGGTTGAGCGCAATGGAACGGTCAGCCAGCGCAACGCGCTCTTTTGCCAGCAGGGCATCATAGAAGGCGGTCTTCACCTCTTCTCGTAACCGACGCTCCTTATCCAGCAACTGCCAGCGGTAGAGATCCCGTTCCTGTTCGGCAACTGAAAGGCGTTTTCCGCGCTTGCCGACAAGCGGGATCTCTTGTGACAGGCCAAGTGCCAGGCTGTTTTCATTTTTGCTGCCGGTCAGTGCGCCGGTGCCGGCTTCAAGGTCAAGGGTTGGATTCGGCAGCAGACCGGCTCTGGTCACACCGGCGTCGCGGACACCCAGCTCCTCGCGCAACGCCCGCAGCTCGGCATTGTGCTGCATCGAAAGTGCAATGACATGGGACAACGAGAGTGTTGACTCTACCGCCCAGGCCGTGCTGGACAGGGCCATGACGAAAATGACTGTCAACAGGGATAATGCTCCCTGTGCGCGTAGTGTTCTGCTCAAGAGATGTTCTCCTTTTATTCAGTTGTATGATCGGCTGAACAGCGGTTGTAGGCGTACTACGACGGGAAATGGACGCAGGTGTCCCTGTGGATCAGGGCGAACTGCTCCCTCCGTAGCGTGCTAGGCTTGGTTTTGCGGAGGAATAAACTTGGAGAGGAAAACTTCAGGAAGAAACTGATAGGGCTCGGAAAAGATCAAGTCACGTACAACAGGGCTGTAGTGTAATGCCAGCTGTTGCATGGGAAGAGGGGCGTGGCAGATGCAGTTGACACAGCTATCGCAGCCGTCAGAATCCTTGTGCTCGGACGACGGCGTGCTGCAGGGACAGTGATCGTTTGCACAGGGAGGATGGTGAATGTATGCCGAGGCGTTCGGTACGGCTGAACATCCCTGAAGGGCATGGGCACTTTCTGCCACGCCATGCAGGGTAATGGCCAGCATGACCAGAAGCATGAGCTGCGTTAAAAATTTTATGAAAGGTAGTTTGCGCATTTAGTCTTAAAAATATAAATTACTACGCTATCTGTCAAGAATTATAAAATTAATGTTTAAAGCTGGATGATTACAGTAGATGGAAAGACAATTAAAAACGTTAAAATGGTCTTACCCTTTTGTTGGCAATTTTGAGGCAGCGCTTGACCGGCACTTTAATCGCCGCTTGCATCATGAGATAAACTTTCTCAGTTAAACCCGTTAGTTAGGTAGTATTCCTGGATTCTGGTGCTTTTCGGCAGTATTGCCTCGGGATCGGTAAACTTGATGATACTGCGTGGTGAGTCATACTGCTCGGTAAAGAGTTTTTTGAAACGTTGTGGCGCATAGGTTGTCCGTGCGGTTCCGTATTCAAGCACTGGCCTGTCGTTGCTTAGAAGAGGGGCGTCTGTCGAGATATTTGCCAGAGTTTTCGGCCCCATCAGGAAGCTTGCAGCCAGCACTTCCGGCAGATTCAAAAAATGCTCCTCGGTGCCGGGGTAGCCGAAGAACAGTTCGGCACGTACCCTGCTGTTCTGCTTCAATACCCTGACCCCTTCCGCCCGAATCGCTAAATCTCTGTCGGGGGAACCGATCAGCAACAGTTCGGCATGTTGATTGTACCAGAGGGTGCTGTGGGGGAACACTGCCAGAAAGGTTCTGATCACCGACTTGAGCTGGTCTTGGTTGAAGAAGCCGACCGGCAGAAATTGGGCGATGATGCCGTCCTGAGCCAGTTTTTCCCTGGCGTTGCGATAAAATTCAAGGGTATAGAAGGCCGATGCCTGCGGCCTGAAGATCTGCCCCACCTCAACCGAGATCAGGTCATACCGCCGCTTGCCGTACCGTGCCACGGTGCGACCGTCTTCGGCAATGAATGAGACCCGTGGATCGTTGAGCCAGCTTCCCTGAAAATGCTTCTTGAGCACCTGCGGAAGGCTGCTTTCAATATCCACGCAATCCAGGCGGGTGATGTCGTAGTAGAGGAACCTGCTTGGCGCCTGTCCGGCGCCGATCCCAACCACCAGGATCTCCTGTGCAGCCGGGTGGAGCAGCATCGGAAGGTGGGCCGCCATGATCTGGTGCCCGGTGCCTTTCTTGCCCTGCCACAGACGATCCAACTCCATGGTCAGATCGCCGTTTTTTTGAACCACAGAGATAAAACTGTTCTTGCCCTCCACGTAATCGACCAGCTTTTTCCCCTTGGCCAGATAACTCTGCGGCAGATGTACGGTTGTTGTGCTGATCAGGCACAGCCACGCCGCCAGGCTGACGCACGCAATCAGCCCCCTGACCCGCCAGGGTCTGCCCCGCTCAAAAAAGAGCATGACTAGAATTCCCAACAGCAGACACAGGCCGGTGGTAACCAGCAGGGTGGCGTGCATGCCCAGCAACGGCAGCAGGATAAAGCCGGTCAACAGCGAACCGGCAACACAGCCCGCTGTGTTGACAGCAAGCAGCCTCCCCACACGTTTGCCGCTGCTGTAACGTGCCTGCCTGATCAGATCAAACAGCAAAGGAAAGGTGAGACCGGAGCAGAGCGCCGGAATAAACATCAGCGCCAGACAGATCAGCAGTACCATCACCGGTGATTCGCTTGATCCGGCCCAGTCCCAGGCCGCTGTCGGCAGTAGTAGCGATAGCAGAACAAACAGCGAGTTCAGGATGTAGGCCGCAGCCAATGCAGTCGGGTGGCGCAGGGCGGGCCGGTGCAGGCGGGCCAGTATGCTGCCTGCACTTATCCCCAGCAGGGTTACCAGCAGACTGATGGTATAGGTATAGACCGTGTTGTGGGTGATCAGCGACAGAAAGCGGGTCCAGATGATCTCGTAAGAAAGTGCACAGAAGCCGGTGCCGAAGATAACGGGATACAGCAGCGCCTGTCCGGTTGAATTAAAGCTCCGGTCAGGAAAGGCTGTAACTGCTGCAGGGATAGCTACGGAATGCGGATCATATTTCAGCAGGTACAGCAGAAGCAGCCCCGTCCCCTGGGCCATCAGGCCGATCAGCAGCAGCGTGCTGCTGATGCCGAGCATCGGCAGCAAGATAAAGCCGCAGAGCAGGCAACCGGCTGCTGCACCGAGGCTGTTCAGGGCATAGAGAAATCCCAGCTCCTTGCCTGCTGTATCGTAAAACTGGGTAAAGAGCGGTAGTGTTCCCCCCATTAGAAAGGTCGGCGGAATGATGATCAGACCGATCAGCAGCAGACGAGTCAGTGCCAGGGTGCTATCGTTCTGAAAACCGGCTTGGTAGAGCAGCTGGTACGGCTGTTCAAGCAGGGTCAGCAGGGGCAAGCTGAGCATGGCTCCGGTGCCGATGCCGATCTCAAGCAGTGCGTAGACCCGTAACGGTTGTTTCCACCGTTGCACACAGTTGCCGAAATAGTGCGCACCCAGCGCCATTCCGGCAAAGAACAGCGCAACCACGGAACTGACGGCAAAGGCTGTGGCTCCGAATATCCTGCCGGCTGCCCTGATCCAGCAGATTTCGTAGCAAAGTCCGGTGAACCCGGAGAGGAACAAGAGGCTCAGCAGGAGTAAGCGGAACTGTCGTGTCATGCAATGGTTCAATGGCTGTGACGGTGATGAATATCCGGCCAGTGCACGTGGGTGTGGGTCAGCGGTTCGTGGCAGTGGTGATGCTCATGGGGCCCGCTGATATCCCGCTCATCATGGGCATGCCGGTGATGCTTGTCATGGGTGTGTTGGTGGTTGTGCTCCAGAGGATTATGGGTGTGGGGATGACGGTGCCTTTCACCGTAGAGGAACAGGATCCCTGAAAGCATGATCAGCGCTGCCAACCAGTATGCTTCAGGGGGACGCTCGCCCAGCAGGAGAACCGAAAGCAGGGTGCCGATGAACGGTCCGGTGGCAAACCAGGTGCTGGTGCGGGCCGCTCCGATCTCGCGCAGCGCATGAATGAACAGCACCAGGCTTACGCCGTAGCTGAGGGCCCCGATACCCAAAGCCGCTGTCACCTGCAGTGCAGAGCCTGACTCACTGGAGAGCAGACGGGCAAGCAGGATGTTGAACAGCCCGGCGCTCAGACCTTTCAGGCAGGCAAGCAGTGTGGCTGGCAAGGACTCCAACTCGCGGGTCAGATTGTTGTCAATTCCCCACAGGCAGCAGGCTGCCAGCACCGCAAGGCCGGGGAGGGAAAGCGTTGTCCCGCCACTGCCGCTCAGTACAATCAGAACAGAGGCTCCGACGATCAGTAACTTGCCCGCCCAGACCCGCATGCCGACATATTCATGGAACACCAGCCAGGCCAACAGCGTTGTTGCCACCGCCTCGAAATTAAGCAGCAACGACACCTCTGTTGCTGAACCGAAACGAATGCCGTACGCCAGAAAGAGAGGAGCCAGCACTCCCCCGGAGACAATAGCGCCGCCAAGGTGCAGCCACTGGCGGCCGGACAGGGAGTGTAGTGCCGTGAAGACAGGTGTTCTTTGCCGGAGCACTACGCCGGCCAGTCCCAGGCCTGAACCCAGATAAAGCAGACCGGCCAGCAGCGCGGGCGGCATTTCCCCCGTCATTGCCTTGCAGGCCACCGGTGATATGCCGAATAGAATTGCCGAGAGCAATGCGGTATGGATGCCCTGTTTACCCATGCATGAGTTTTATCACGGCAGTTTGCAAGATAATAGTTTTCCCTGCCCACGGAACTACTTTTGTCCCGGCGTCACCAATCTTGAGCTCTACCTTAAAGGGATAGCGTTAGTCGGCGTAAGTTTAAGTGACGATGGTGAATCACAAAACGATTGCCGGGTAGAATTAAACTGGGGCTGCTATTATTTTTGATCGCAGCGTGGGGGGGGACAGCACGGTTTCGGATGATATTTGGGTTACTGCACTTGAGTGCATTCTGTAAAATCCTCCGGGAAAGGAAAACCCAAAGAACGTCCAATCATTGGCAGATCTTGTCAAGCCTGGAATACGCTGTTGCGGTCACACGGATGAGTGCCAATAGGGAAGCAGCGTTGCAGTTAATTAAATATCTCCAGACTGATGAAGCCCACAGGGCCTTGCAGGTTTGGGGTTGAGAATAGAGCCGTCTTCAATATAGGGCCTTGCTGACATTTACGTTTTTTTACCCAGACCTGTTTGTCAAGCTGTTTCCAATAGCTCATCGGTTTCCGGTTTGCGCAAAAGCAACGAGGCACCACTGCGATCGCCAGGGTCACCACAATCACTGCCGCCTCGGCAGATAAGGGCGGCTCCGCTCCCGGGGCAGGGACGGGGATGGCGCAGATGCATGCAAACAGGTAGAACGCCGGCGCGTATCTGGCAATGCGCATGGACGTACTCCTCGTAATGTGATGAAGCTACGGCAAGGGTGTTGCTGCGGAGTCAGGCGTTGGATCGGGGCGGCTTGAACGGGATGCGGGAAAATTCCTTTGGCACCAGGTGGGGGACAACAGCGGTGAACTGTTTGGTCTGGGGTGGAACCAGGACTGCAGGCAGCTGTGAGGTAACTGCCTGCAGCTGTGTATGGGTGTCGCAACAGTGGTCACCATCCGGGTTGTGTGTGTCATCATGACAAGGGCTCGTGCTTGAGGCGCATCCTGACGATATCAGGCAACCGCCGGTCTCATGGGCATCTGCCACCGCCTGGTCGTGTCCGGCGTGCAGGCTGCCGCCCAGCAGGCAGATGATCATGACTATGACACCACAATAACGAAGCATGGCTGAGACCTTAGTGTTTGTTGATGTTGGACGTAGTGACAAAACAGGGCTGGCCGGTCAGAGCAGCAGCCCATCCTTCAGGCGGATCGTCCGCTGAGCGTAGTGGCCGTTATCCGGGTTGTGGGTGACCATCACGATGGTCTGGCCCGCCTGGTGCAGCTCTGTAAAAAGCCCCATGACCTGGTCGCTGGTGGCACTGTCCAAATTGCCGGTCGGCTCATCGGCAAACAGGATTGCCGGACGGTTGACCACGGCCCGCGCGATTGCAACCCGTTCCTGTTCCCCACCGGACAGCCGGCCGGGCAGGCGCCCGGTGCAGCCGGCCAGCCCCATCCGTGCCAGAGCGTCATTTGCCAGACGCCGTTTTTCCGCAGCGGCCATGGCCAGCGGGGCCAGCGGCAGCATGACGTTTTCCTGTGCTGTCAGGTAGGGCACCAGATGAAAGGACTGGAAGATAAAACCGAAATGCCTTGCGCGAAAATCTGCCAGGCCGTTGTCATCAAGCCTGTAGATGGCCGTGCCGTCCACTTCGACGCTGCCGCTGCCGGGGTGGCACATCCCCCCCAGAATGGTCAGCAGGGTGCTCTTGCCGGAGCCGGACTGCCCCATGATACAGACAAACTCGCCGGTCTCCACTGTCAGATCGACCCCCCGGAGTGCTGCTACGGCGCCTTCGCCGGAGGGATACTCTTTGGTTATATGGTGTGCGGTTATCATCGTACTTCCCCAATGCGCGACTGGGCGCCGTAAGTGAATGTAGAGCGGCAGAAGCGTGACTTCTGAACTGAAGCTGCCCAGCCGCGCCAGCTACAGACTACGAAGTGCATCGGCCGGATCCATCCTGCCAGCCCGGCGGGCCGGGTAGACAGCTGCCAGCAGGCTGACCAGCCCCACGGCAGCAATGGCGGCAAGGGCCACCTGCCACTGCAGCAGCAGGTGCGGGTGACCGGATTGCGCCAGCAGTGGCAGTGTCACGGCGGCGGCTCCGACCCCCAGCAGGTAGCCTGTCAGGCCTGCCACCAGCCCCACCAGCCCGGCCTCAAGCAGGATAATCCCCATCACATGACCGGTGCGGTAGCCGATGGCCCGGAAGATGCCGATTTCTACCTTACGCTCGTTGACATTGCCCATCATGGTGATGAAGACTACCAGAAGACCGATCAGGGCGATCACCCCACCCATCCCCAGCGAGAACCGCTTGAGCTGGCCGATGGTCTGCAGACGCCCCTCCACCACCTGTTTGATGGCGCTGACCCTGGCGTCCGGCAGCACCCCGGCAATCTGCTCCACCATCTCACCAATCGGACAGCCGGAGCAGAGTGCCGCCACTTCGATCAGCGTGATCTTGCCCTGTTTGCCGGTTATGGCCTGGGCTGCTGCCAACGGTACAAACAGCAGGCCATCATCCTGAGAGCCGGTCTCCTGCAAAAGTGCAGCTACCTTAAACGATCTGCCCCCTACTGTGAGCCGGTCACCCGGCTTTACCCCCAACACCCGTGCAGCGCTATTACCCAGCAGGGCATCATCAGCAGCCGACGGCTCTGCACCGGTTAACCGCCACCAGGGTTTCATCCGCAGTTCAGCCGCAAAATCCACCCCCACCAGTAGCAGCTCCCTGCCCTGCACAGTCACCGTTCCCAGCACCTTGGGGGCAACGGCGGCGATGTTCTGGTGGTTCTTGATGGTGCGGATCCGCTCCAGCACCGATGGGTCAAGCTCTCGCTGGTCAAAGGAGACACGTCCCAGGCTGATGCCGCCGTAGGAGAGGGCCAGATCATTACTCTTGGGGGTGATCAGGATATTGGCCCCGAACTGGTCCATGGTGTGTTCAATATCAGCAGTCATGGAGTTTGAGAGGGTGACCAGCGCCACCACTGCAGCCAGCCCCACTGCCAGCGCCACGGTCAGGAAGAACATCCGGGCAGGCCGGCGGATCAGGTTTTTTAAGGCGATCTGATAGGGTCTCATGGGAAGAACCGTGCCCCCTGTTGCAGTTCAGCCACCGGCAGCAGCAGCTGATCACCTGTCACCTGTGACGGCAGGAAGTGGGGGTTGCAGCCTCCCACTGAAGATGGGCCGATCCGGTCAATCGGGAAGGTCAGATTGCAGTTGCGGCAGAGCATCAGATCCCCCTGCTGCTGATAGCCTTTGCGCTCCTTGTAGCAGACATCGCAGGCATCCAGCGCGGTCCTGATCCGGCCATCACTCCCTTTGACCGCAAAGAAGCGGATCTCTTTGCCGTCCAGATTAATCCGGTAAAAGGAGGCTTGCATCGGTTGCAGGTCTGTCAGCGGGATCTTTACTACGCTGCCGTCTGCCTGCACAGACTTGTGCGAACCGCTGCTGCAGGCTGCCAGCATGCCGACCAGGGCCAGGATAGTCAGAATTAACAGTTTTTTCATGGTTACATTCCTCCGTAGCTGTGTAGACCGGACAGCAGCAGGTTGACACCCAGGTAGCAGAAAATGGTGGCTGCAAAGCCGATGATCGAGAGCCAGGCTGCCCGTTTGCCGACCCAGCCCTTGGTGAAGCGGGCATGCAG
Above is a window of Trichlorobacter lovleyi SZ DNA encoding:
- a CDS encoding TolC family protein — encoded protein: MSRTLRAQGALSLLTVIFVMALSSTAWAVESTLSLSHVIALSMQHNAELRALREELGVRDAGVTRAGLLPNPTLDLEAGTGALTGSKNENSLALGLSQEIPLVGKRGKRLSVAEQERDLYRWQLLDKERRLREEVKTAFYDALLAKERVALADRSIALNRQLLDVTKERLSAGDIPELEMNLVKVELARSEGARIESAKTMLQNQARLWTLMGLASGSRPEITGTLDIGTLVAGTLADLQQRANANRPDLRALKAEKKRGEADITLAQAEKIPNLTAGLVLRRDTTSMEIAGQEGKDTAYTVGIRLSIPIPLFDRNRAGVQEATARKNSTESRLNGTFMAVEREVATAYATFEHAVSVLSLYRIDIIPQLEENLKLTQEAYRLGETGIIAVIQEQKKFFEVSEGHLTALRDRQVALVRLESATATELTGGEK
- a CDS encoding DMT family transporter, translating into MGKQGIHTALLSAILFGISPVACKAMTGEMPPALLAGLLYLGSGLGLAGVVLRQRTPVFTALHSLSGRQWLHLGGAIVSGGVLAPLFLAYGIRFGSATEVSLLLNFEAVATTLLAWLVFHEYVGMRVWAGKLLIVGASVLIVLSGSGGTTLSLPGLAVLAACCLWGIDNNLTRELESLPATLLACLKGLSAGLFNILLARLLSSESGSALQVTAALGIGALSYGVSLVLFIHALREIGAARTSTWFATGPFIGTLLSVLLLGERPPEAYWLAALIMLSGILFLYGERHRHPHTHNPLEHNHQHTHDKHHRHAHDERDISGPHEHHHCHEPLTHTHVHWPDIHHRHSH
- a CDS encoding fused MFS/spermidine synthase → MTRQFRLLLLSLLFLSGFTGLCYEICWIRAAGRIFGATAFAVSSVVALFFAGMALGAHYFGNCVQRWKQPLRVYALLEIGIGTGAMLSLPLLTLLEQPYQLLYQAGFQNDSTLALTRLLLIGLIIIPPTFLMGGTLPLFTQFYDTAGKELGFLYALNSLGAAAGCLLCGFILLPMLGISSTLLLIGLMAQGTGLLLLYLLKYDPHSVAIPAAVTAFPDRSFNSTGQALLYPVIFGTGFCALSYEIIWTRFLSLITHNTVYTYTISLLVTLLGISAGSILARLHRPALRHPTALAAAYILNSLFVLLSLLLPTAAWDWAGSSESPVMVLLICLALMFIPALCSGLTFPLLFDLIRQARYSSGKRVGRLLAVNTAGCVAGSLLTGFILLPLLGMHATLLVTTGLCLLLGILVMLFFERGRPWRVRGLIACVSLAAWLCLISTTTVHLPQSYLAKGKKLVDYVEGKNSFISVVQKNGDLTMELDRLWQGKKGTGHQIMAAHLPMLLHPAAQEILVVGIGAGQAPSRFLYYDITRLDCVDIESSLPQVLKKHFQGSWLNDPRVSFIAEDGRTVARYGKRRYDLISVEVGQIFRPQASAFYTLEFYRNAREKLAQDGIIAQFLPVGFFNQDQLKSVIRTFLAVFPHSTLWYNQHAELLLIGSPDRDLAIRAEGVRVLKQNSRVRAELFFGYPGTEEHFLNLPEVLAASFLMGPKTLANISTDAPLLSNDRPVLEYGTARTTYAPQRFKKLFTEQYDSPRSIIKFTDPEAILPKSTRIQEYYLTNGFN
- a CDS encoding DUF2318 domain-containing protein, coding for MKKLLILTILALVGMLAACSSGSHKSVQADGSVVKIPLTDLQPMQASFYRINLDGKEIRFFAVKGSDGRIRTALDACDVCYKERKGYQQQGDLMLCRNCNLTFPIDRIGPSSVGGCNPHFLPSQVTGDQLLLPVAELQQGARFFP
- a CDS encoding ABC transporter permease; the encoded protein is MRPYQIALKNLIRRPARMFFLTVALAVGLAAVVALVTLSNSMTADIEHTMDQFGANILITPKSNDLALSYGGISLGRVSFDQRELDPSVLERIRTIKNHQNIAAVAPKVLGTVTVQGRELLLVGVDFAAELRMKPWWRLTGAEPSAADDALLGNSAARVLGVKPGDRLTVGGRSFKVAALLQETGSQDDGLLFVPLAAAQAITGKQGKITLIEVAALCSGCPIGEMVEQIAGVLPDARVSAIKQVVEGRLQTIGQLKRFSLGMGGVIALIGLLVVFITMMGNVNERKVEIGIFRAIGYRTGHVMGIILLEAGLVGLVAGLTGYLLGVGAAAVTLPLLAQSGHPHLLLQWQVALAAIAAVGLVSLLAAVYPARRAGRMDPADALRSL
- a CDS encoding ABC transporter ATP-binding protein; amino-acid sequence: MITAHHITKEYPSGEGAVAALRGVDLTVETGEFVCIMGQSGSGKSTLLTILGGMCHPGSGSVEVDGTAIYRLDDNGLADFRARHFGFIFQSFHLVPYLTAQENVMLPLAPLAMAAAEKRRLANDALARMGLAGCTGRLPGRLSGGEQERVAIARAVVNRPAILFADEPTGNLDSATSDQVMGLFTELHQAGQTIVMVTHNPDNGHYAQRTIRLKDGLLL